Genomic DNA from uncultured Desulfosarcina sp.:
CGCTTGATCAGGCCCTGGCGAACCAGGCGCTCCATGGTGCGCCCGACGCCCAATCCCGGGCCGTGCTTGAGGCCGTAGTCTGCCAGCCGCAGGTTGACGTCGATGCCGGCCTGGAGAAATTTGCGGTCCTCGTCATCCAGGTCGTCCAGCAGTTGGATCAGTTGATCCAGGGTCAGGTCCTTGAGCCAGGCTTCCAGTTCGGCCAGCCGGCTGGTGCCGTTTTTCCCGGCGGCATGGGGCAGCAGGTCGCTTTTCTCAATCGCCTGGCCGTCAAGGACCAGGGATACGACGTTGTCGTGCAGGCCGGTAATCACCGATTCCGCGGTGTGACCGCCCCCGTTGATGACGGTCCGGATATACAGCCCCACCTGGTCCCGCAGCAGGTTTACCTTCACCCGCCCTGCCTTCACCATTTCGATGGCTGCGGTTACGGCGGCCTCATCCACGGAATCGAGCACTTCCAGCCTCAGCTTCGGATCGCCGCCCATGGCCCCTAAAGCCGAGGCCATGTCCAGCCCGCTGAGGCCGTCGGTCCCGGGTATGGATACTGCCAGCCCGTTTTTATAGATATTGGGGTCGACCCAGATCTCGATGGCGTCGATTCGCTTTTCCGGCAGCAGCGACACGGCCGCGGCGGAACCCAGGGCGATGGCCACCGGCTCGGTGCAGCCCAGGGCGGGAGCCACCTGTATCTTGAGAATATCCTTGACGCGAAACTCCATTCTCGCCTCCTT
This window encodes:
- a CDS encoding L-serine ammonia-lyase, iron-sulfur-dependent, subunit alpha, giving the protein MEFRVKDILKIQVAPALGCTEPVAIALGSAAAVSLLPEKRIDAIEIWVDPNIYKNGLAVSIPGTDGLSGLDMASALGAMGGDPKLRLEVLDSVDEAAVTAAIEMVKAGRVKVNLLRDQVGLYIRTVINGGGHTAESVITGLHDNVVSLVLDGQAIEKSDLLPHAAGKNGTSRLAELEAWLKDLTLDQLIQLLDDLDDEDRKFLQAGIDVNLRLADYGLKHGPGLGVGRTMERLVRQGLIKRDMLVAARILASSAADARMSGVKLPAMSSAGSGNHGLTAILPIVAVEEFLSVDHALVIEAIGLSHIITAYVKAYTGRLSAICGCSVAAGAGATAGITYLMGGTKQHIAGAIKNLTEDLAGVICDGAKGGCALKLATAAGTAVQAALFSLQGVNVSFTDGIIGRSSEDTMKNIGTLTTQGMIETDRTILNIMLEKQFSNV